The following coding sequences lie in one Lolium perenne isolate Kyuss_39 chromosome 2, Kyuss_2.0, whole genome shotgun sequence genomic window:
- the LOC127335606 gene encoding protein CUP-SHAPED COTYLEDON 1, whose protein sequence is MGLREVESTLPPGFRFYPSDQELVCHYLYKKVANERASQGTLVEVDLHAREPWELPDVAKLTASEWYFFSFRDRKYATGSRTNRATKTGYWKATGKDREVRSPATRAVVGMRKTLVFYLGRAPNGAKTSWVMHEFRLDSPHLPPREDWVLCRVFQKQKGDGEQDNVRSSSPTFAGCSQAAQEPIPVMDASSEQMAFMPQQEEVTCGSNPLAMNAAIWQQYNSVLLDQFPQDEMVGSSPAMGIGARGGVGDECEFFLGSGFEDMASFGGMRFPQGWS, encoded by the exons ATGGGGTTGagggaggtggagtccacattgCCGCCGGGGTTCAGGTTCTACCCCAGCGATCAGGAGCTCGTCTGCCACTACCTCTACAAGAAGGTCGCCAACGAGCGCGCCTCGCAGGGGACGCTCGTCGAGGTCGACCTCCACGCACGCGAGCCATGGGAGCTTCCCG ACGTGGCGAAGCTGACGGCGAGCGAGTGGTACTTCTTCAGCTTCAGGGACCGCAAGTACGCGACGGGGTCGCGCACGAACCGGGCCACCAAGACCGGCTACTGGAAGGCCACCGGCAAGGACCGGGAGGTGCGCAGCCCGGCCACGCGCGCCGTTGTCGGCATGAGGAAGACGCTCGTCTTctacctgggccgcgcccccaacGGCGCCAAGACCAGCTGGGTCATGCACGAGTTTCGCCTCGACTCGCCGCACCTGCCACCAAGG GAGGACTGGGTGCTGTGCAGGGTGTTCCAGAAGCAGAAGGGGGACGGCGAGCAGGACAACGTCCGCTCCTCCTCGCCGACCTTCGCCGGCTGCTCCCAGGCAGCGCAGGAGCCGATCCCAGTGATGGACGCAAGCAGCGAGCAGATGGCCTTCATGCCGCAGCAGGAGGAGGTGACCTGTGGCTCGAACCCGCTGGCCATGAACGCGGCGATATGGCAGCAGTACAACTCGGTTCTTCTCGACCAGTTCCCGCAGGACGAGATGGTGGGCAGCTCGCCGGCGATGGGGATAGGGGCCAGAGGAGGCGTCGGAGATGAGTGCGAGTTCTTCCTCGGCTCAGGCTTCGAGGACATGGCGAGCTTCGGGGGCATGAGGTTCCCGCAGGGGTGGAGTTGA